The Rhodobacter sp. genome segment GTTTGCTGGAGCTGGCGCATAAACCCGATGAATATGTCGGCGTTGACGATATGATGGACAGCGCGGCGGTCATGGCGCGCAGCCTGACGGCGCTTCTGTTGCCTGAGACGGAATAACAGGGAGAAAAGAGTATGAGCAAACTGACAACATTCCTGCTGGCGGGGTCCACGGCGCTGTTCGCGACGGCGGCCTTTGCCCAGCACCCGCACCTGAACGTGGCGATGCAGCTCGAGCCGCCGAACCTGGACCCGACGGCGGGGGCCGCGCAGGCCATCGATTCGGTGGTCTATTCGAACATCTTCGAGGGGCTGACCCGGTTCATGTCCGACGGCTCGGTCGTGCCGGGCCTGGCGGAAAGCTGGGACATTTCCGACGACGGGCTGGTCTATACCTTTCACCTGCATTCGGGTGTGACCTTCCACGACGGCACGACGATGGACGCCGAGGATGTCAAGTTCTCGCTGGACCGCGCCCGCGCCGACGACAGCACCAACGCGCAGAAGGGCCTCTTTGCCTCGATCGCGGATGTGTCGGTGATCGACCCCTTGACGGTGCGCATCACGCTGAGCGCGCCGAACGGATCGCTGCTGTTCAACCTGGCCTGGGGTGACGCGGTGATCGTCGCGCCCGAAAGCATCGGCGAGGCCGCGACGCACCCGGTCGGAACCGGCGCGTTCATGTTCCAGGACTGGGTGCAGGGCGATCACATCGACATCACCCGCAACCCCAACTACTGGGGCACGCCGGCGACGCTCGAATCCGCGACCTTCCGCTTCATCGCGGACCCGACGGCGGCCTTTGCCGCGCTGATGGCCGAGGACGTCGATGTCTTCGTCGGCTACCCCGCGCCCGAAAACCTGCCGCAATTCGAGGCCGACCCCCGCTTCCAGGTGCTGGTGGGCAACACCGAGGGCGAAACCATCCTGGCGATGAACAACGGCCGCGAGCCGTTCAACAACCGCCTGGTGCGCGAGGCCGTGGCCCACGCGATCGACCGCCAGGCGATCATCGACGGTGCCATGTATGGCATGGGCACGCCGATCGGCACGCATTTCGCGCCCCACAACCCCGACTATGTGGACCTGACCGCGCTGTCGAACTATGATCCCGAACGCTCGCGCCAGTTGCTGGCCGAGGCCGGCTATCCCGACGGGTTCACCACCGTGATGACCCTGCCCCCGCCCTCGTATGCGCGGCGCGGCGGCGAGATCATCGCCGCGCAACTGCGCGCGGTGGGCATCCAGACGGAAATCCAGAACCAGGAATGGGCGCAGTGGCTGGAAACCACCTTCCGCGGCCACGACTTCGGTCTGACCATCGTCAGCCACACGGAA includes the following:
- a CDS encoding ABC transporter substrate-binding protein, translating into MSKLTTFLLAGSTALFATAAFAQHPHLNVAMQLEPPNLDPTAGAAQAIDSVVYSNIFEGLTRFMSDGSVVPGLAESWDISDDGLVYTFHLHSGVTFHDGTTMDAEDVKFSLDRARADDSTNAQKGLFASIADVSVIDPLTVRITLSAPNGSLLFNLAWGDAVIVAPESIGEAATHPVGTGAFMFQDWVQGDHIDITRNPNYWGTPATLESATFRFIADPTAAFAALMAEDVDVFVGYPAPENLPQFEADPRFQVLVGNTEGETILAMNNGREPFNNRLVREAVAHAIDRQAIIDGAMYGMGTPIGTHFAPHNPDYVDLTALSNYDPERSRQLLAEAGYPDGFTTVMTLPPPSYARRGGEIIAAQLRAVGIQTEIQNQEWAQWLETTFRGHDFGLTIVSHTEPMDIGIYANPDYYFQYDNPEFQALMATLNQTTDPAERTALLQHAQRIIAEDYVNAYLFELAVPTVARAGIEGLWRNQPTAAIDLTAVSWP